The region CTAAAGGTATCATGAGTGACAGAAAGGATACatgtatatattattaaaaaacatAACACTCATATaataattttatctttttttttaactACACATTatatcaaaaatgacttttgctTTATATAACATTTTAAATAGATGATGATAGATATCTAATTGTTAAAGAAAAAACTACAAAAAAGATTTCTCATTGGGGAAAATATAGGATGATAGGTTTTCGTTAAATAAAGTTAGTGGGAAGCTGATGTTACAAAAATAGTAAGCTATTATAGAAGTCAACAATTGTAGATGCTCTAATCATCTTGTATACATTGGTACTTTGCTGAATCCAAAAAGCTAGAACTTTGCTTCTACATACCTAAGAacatattttcattttcaaaacaaggGTTAGGCTTAATATAGTATAAGGGTAATCTccaaaaaagtcctaatatttaccataatttatgaaaaaagtcccaaactaaaatttgtctacgaaaaaacatgaattttcggtaaaaatgacgatttgacCCTTTTTTCCCACTTTACCGGTTTCATTACTGACCTTGTTCCATtaaagtcccattattttaccataatttacgaataagtcCGAAACTAAAGTTAAGTGATGATTTGACCATTTTCTCCCTGTAACATATTTTACTGGTTTTATTGTTGATCTTGACGCCTAGTCATTAAATGAGCTGATGAGATGGATATGTTGGGTTATATAATGCTATGTTTACCATAAAACTTAATATTCGGATGTATTGTATATTTTTTGTAATATAAAATGCATCCAACGAAGACTGCAATAATTACATAAACTAGCAACAACTTCGTCATTTTTTAAGTTAATAAGAAATTTCAAATTGTCTATCTAATCTTATGTAACACAGAATATCCATCTCATTAGTTCATTAGGGTAAAATGAGGGACTTTAATGGAACCAAGTCAACAATGAAAACCAGGAAAAAAGGGCcaaatcgtcatttttaccggtaattcatgcttttctgtaaacaaattttaatttgggactttttcataaattagggtaaaataaGACTTTTCTCAAGATTTCCCTATACTATATTCATATTGTATAAAATAATGATACTTATTAGGAAGTTAAAGGGGGATTAATatgtaaataattaaataatacatgaataaaaataaaacatggTCAAACAGTGAGGAAATAACTAATACctaataaatattaagatacatAATGTATATTAAATAGAGACAGGTGCTGGAGCAAAAATAAATAAACGAAAcacattctagatatcatatacaAGTATGCAACTACTATTAGATATAAAATATTTGCAGTGGAATATTGACTAAGAATACTAGATTAGGTCAAACCACTAAATATTATATTCTAAATAAAAAACTCTATTAAATAGTAATACCTACTAAATCTTATAAACTAAATACATCCTGGATATTAAAATACTGGCCAGGTAGTCTGTCTTGactagaaaaaaaataataaataaacaattaaGGAGAATAGCTGGGCAACAATAATCATCTGACACTTTGAGAGTTGACAAACACAAATATTCTAATCATGTCCAACACTAAAAACACACAGATCCTTACATCACAAAACGACATTGGCAATTGCTCAATTTTCATAATTCATTTTTTTTCCTTCCAAATTTTTAATTTCATCCATTATATTCAATTCATTATTCATGCAGTGACCACATAGCTCTTCTTAAAGCATTCGAAGGGTGGAAAGAAGCAAAACGTTCCGGAAACGAAAAATCCTTCTGTTGGGAAAACTTCTTGTCAGTTCAAACCTTAAAAATGATAGCCGACATGCGTCTCCAATTTCTCGACCTCCTTTCGGATATCGGCTTCATAGATAAATCCAAGGGCGCAAACGTAAATTCCCATCATCATCATTTTCACTCATTCCAACTAAAACCTAATCTAATTTATAATGTCCATTAATTTCTCAGGCATATAACCAATATAGCGATGACATGGAAATGGTGTGTGCGATCCTATGTGCTGGGCTGTACCCGAATGTGGTCCAATGTAAAAGAAGAGGAAAACGAACAGCTCTTTACACAAAAGAAGTTGGAAAAGTCGATATTCATCCAGCTTCTGTCAATGCTGGGGTCCAcatttttcctcttcctttcatGGTATACAGTGAAAAAGTGAAAACAAGCAGTGTGTATATTCGTGACGCCACAAATATATCGGACTATGCTTTGCTTATGTTTGGTGGTAATCTTGTTGAAACCAAAAATGGTGATGGGATTGAGATGCTGGACGGATACCTTCAGTTTTCAGCATCCAAGAGCGTGATGGGATTGATTAAGGTATCTTATGCTTTTTTTTTCTACAACAAATTGGAGatcacattttttttaaaaaaatttggtATTGATGGAATGTTGCAGAAATTACGAGGCGAAGTTGATAGGTTATTGAACAGGAAGATTGAAGATCCGAAATTGGATGTTAATGTTGAAGGGAAAGGAGTTGTTGCTGCTCTTGTTGAGTTGTTGCATAACCAAAATGTTCGCTATTAATTATTAAGCGAGCATTGTTTTTGTTTTCAGAGTTTCCATTCCTTTCTAGATATCATCATATACCCAACCAACTTTGACAGCGACACCAACTCGTTTGTTCTTTCCAACTGTAACTTTTATTTTAAATCTTATAATTgacgtttaaaaataatatattttaaaccCAATTGGATTGGTCTTAATCGGACCCATTCTCATTTCTCAATCTCAACACCGGTCTAGACTCTAGACCCATTACTGCTCCTAATAAATAACCAACGTGGGAGAAACTCAAGTTGGACCGCTCACTATTAACTAGTAAATAGTAACACTACCCATACCATGGGCCATGGCTTGGACCGGTTCTCACTTCTCAATGTTGAAATTTCTGTACATGTATTATGTATACAAGAAAAGTTATTTTTCTTGTCCAAAACCGACATTTTAAAAGAATTTGTATATCACAATTCAAATATATCCATGGTTAATCAACATAACCATAAGATTGGTTTTTATTATCAATGAAATCATAGATTACTATCATCTTCAACTTGGTTTCACACTTTTGATTGTCTTGTCTCTTGACATTTATTGTTGTTGCTAAGTTTGGAAGAGGGCAATAGCATATATTTTGCATAGAAGTTATGTTTAACATCTTTAAATTTTTGaatgttattttatttatttatttgtttgagAATGATAAACTCAAACATCTATCTAATCCTATTCCTAACACTATGTTTGGCGTGTCATAACTTAGATTTCTTAGATTATaaaattttcaagttttttttatgttgttatttttGACGAATTAAGTAGTAGTTTATAAGCTAGTTTTTTAAAACTATTCAATGTAGCTTTTTAACTAAAACTTTTCTAAACTTCTTTCATATATAACTTTAATTAACTATAATAAACATATTTTTCTACATGcctttatatattattttatatttttcagttAGTTTGTTAGTTTGGTcatcaaatattatttttttatcaagCTTATTAGTCATCAACTAGTTTTTCAACTAGCTAGTCTGTTAAACATAACTTAATTCTACAACTTTTGTACACCACGTGACTTGAACCTCAAGTATTTGCGGTACGGGAAGTGACATATTATTAACATAATTGATACATTAGACCAAATGCTTTTTGATGTTCAAGTTTATAGTAGTTTAGTCCATTTGTTATATGATGTTTACCGTAagatattaattttttatttttgtaaaaaagAGAATTAAAATCAATAAATTGTGTTGATAAGACTTGAGACTAATGATCAACaagaaacaataaaattataAACAGATGTGAAGTATAGAAGGGTAAGTCCAAAGGCCGAGTCCAATTCAGCCTGATCTTCTTctttcatgattttatgatttcatctaCCATTTGAATTTTTGACCAAATCGATATTCAAATATTGTGGATTTTCTAAGATGATAAAAATtcgattattttattaaaatatatattttgttcCAGAATTTCGTCTTCCCATAATTTATTCAAGGCCTACATGGATGCTACATTTAACTAccctctttttgttttctttattaatacatattaattaaacaaatatttgATAATACTTCTTGTGGGTGTTGACTAGGATTGAGTATTTGACCCAGTCAAATCAGACCGGAGCGAAAAAAAATAAATTGGAACTAGATCCGAACCGGGGTATTCAATCCGGTTCAAGCTGGGCCCGAAACTGAACACATTTATAAAGAGCACATTTACTTGTTGAACCGAACTAGAATTGGGATGTTAGCTCCAGTTCCCGGTTCCATTAAATCGATTCTCGGTTCTTGGTACGGTTCAGTCCGGGTTCGGATCGACGCTCATTCCTCGTGTTGGCTGCAAACGTGGCTatatcatattattattattattatgtcttTTTATTTGCAAAGATTGCTCTGTCAGGCATCGTACTCTTATGAAATTAAAGAAAACATTGCCCCCACCCCCTTGGAAGCACCTTTACAATTTTTATTCCAataattttttgattttccatTGGTTATTAGATGAGGAGTAGAGGGTGTGTGCTTAATACTTACGTCGATGTTTTCCTCACGGGACTCATGTAAGAATAGAATATTCTTTTATTCAAGAAACGAGAAGAGAATGGTGATAGTATCCACAATACTATGATACAAGGGAGAAAGTTGTCGTCGTATTTGCATGAGAAGCTCAACTTCATTTCTCGGTGAATCAACATAAGTTGGTTGATGTGTAATTGGGCAAGTGTATGCAATTGTACAACAATACGGTTGAGATAAGACTAGGTTGTTGAATTCTTAAGAAACGAATACAATTTAATGCAAAATATCTAAATACTAGTGAAACTAACAAGACAAAAAAGTAAAAGGGGAATTAAGTTTAAACTAAATCAAACGAAACTAAAGATTGGATTAAAAACAAGATATTTATAGTATTTTCGTTATGGTAGATTTCTTAGAAGTGCAATAGATTTAATTTATTGTTTATTGATTCTTATATTAATTATTAGTTATCTTAGTCCGATTAATTAACCCTAGTAAATATAAGGACAACTACACATGGTCATGTTTATAACAATCTAAATAATCAATATTAAGTTTGTATTATGTAAGACTTGATCTAGTAATTAACTTATGTAAGACTTGATCTAGTAATTAACCTTGTCATGACAATTAATTTATGCACAAAATGGTAATCTTTTTCTAGTCATAACATTTTAGCGGTCATAAATCCGTATGATTCAAGTCAACACACTTAGATTGGTCATCTGGATTATATAAAGCTCAACAATaggtaataaaaatataaaatttaacacataaggatctttgaACAAGCAAATATAATAATTTAGCCAACTAATAATTCCAAATATGATAACCAAACCATAAAATAAGAGGTTCCTTTACATCTAAGAAAAAGTAAATGGGATTAGCCCATAATCATAGAAGAAAATAGAAACAAACGATCAAAAATAGGCTAGACATGATAACTAGACAAGCCACTTAGAAGTATAACGATTCCATTTTTTGATTCTTCAATTCTTTGCTATAATGTTAATCTTTAGCTTCAAAATCGTTCCAGAAGGGTTTCTGGTCATTAAAATAAGGCTATGCCTTAGAGGCTTGTTCATTACGTTGAAGAATTAAATGCTTTATACAGAATTTATGCAGACCTATTTATGCGAGGTGTAGATGGACACGTCGCGTTCTCGTAAGTTTCCATGTTTCATTCGAGCACTTTAGCCTCTAAGTGACACATGCATAGTTTGGATGTGACACATTTCTTCGTCTTCATCTCATTCATATCTTCTCTTTGGTGCTTATCTGCTCCATTTAGCTTCATAATCTTTTTAGCTACGAATTTATCTATAAAATATCAATTCAAAGCATTATCAATATCATTTATCTTAAAATATGTCAAATCATAGCTGAAAATACTAAGATATTATGCAAAATGTATATACAAATAAAGCAATATCAATAGTGCATTGGCTAATTCTTTAGCATGTGACAAAATTCAGTGATAGATGTCGTTTCCTTCTTGGTGTTCATGAGCAGATCGTGTAGTTAAAGAATTACAAACATCTTATTGTTCAAGAATTCATAAAATTTATCCCATAAATCCTTTGTAGTGCAATTACCATTGGAAATTATTTGAAGTAAGTTTGGTCGCAAGTAGAGTAGAACCAAGTTTTGACCAGCGAGTCAATAGATTCCTAATCTTCAACATATTCCCCGAATGATTTTGATTTTACATTGAGACGACCTATCACTTTTTCACCTTTGCAAATATCCAAAAAGATTAATTCGACTGCATAGTTTGTACTTAGATTCATCAAGTGACAATTTAAAATTAAACTGAGAGTGCACATTAGTTATTGCATAGCTAGATAAGCTGATGTGATGATGGAGTAGTAGTAAAGTCTTTGTTGGGAGTGGTCATggcaaaacaaaaagaaaaaaactaagagaaataaaagaaataaacaaTGCTAAGAAGTCGAGGCGAGCATTTAGaccaaactattttataaaaattgatgGATTTTGGACCGGACTTGTTGATCGAGGCTTACCAGGTCCATGTTCGGGTCTGAGTCTGATTTCGGTTCTTAGACGTAAAAGTGAGCATTTGGAGTGGACCGAACCGAATCGAACCGAACTGACTCTTGGATCAAACTTGTTTTTGTAGAAATTGATGGACCTTGGACCAGACCTACTGATTGAGTAAAGCAAAGGTGTCATCGAGTAGCAACAGATCGATGGCAGATCAGAGAGAACTCGTGAGGAAAAGAAATCCGGCCTTTAGGAGAGACACAACCGATAACCCTAATAACGATGACTTGATACCATACTGAATTGTGCAAAGACCGCTATGACATTCCATTGATATAATTAATACAATAAGTTACAAAAGGAATCCCATATATGGAtacaaacataaataaaattacAATTTCAATCACGGGCAACTAATAGATCATAACCATTTTTATTTATATCCTTCTACATTTTATTCCTACAATTCCTCCAATCCATTTAAATAATGACATGTAATATATTACTATCTTAAAATATCtttaaatttcattaaatgaacattaaatgttacacatgtcaccaTTTAATTGGGTAGGATGATACGTAAAAAGAAAAAGTAGGATGATATTTTCTTTCTATatgatttcaaaaataaaaaatttcttgCTCTATGATGGGTATGAAACAATTAAATTGTAGGGTATGCAAAAAGAGttcttccaaaccctagaatGCATCTTTAGAATCTCACTTGCACTCTCCTTCGTCTTCCTTCCACAGTCTACTTGCAGCGCCAAACACAATTTTCCGACCACCCCCAAATGCAACATCTCTTGCAGAACACTTCTGTTACCGGAGGATTTCGCCACCGAATGCAAGATGCTCACCGCCTTCTCGCTAGCCAAAGATGACACTCGAAAGATCTTCTTGGAAACCACCGCTAATCCACCTCCGTGTTTCAACAGCTCCGATCGTCCTTCTGCGCACTGACAAAGTTGGTCTAGAACCACAATAACCATCTCCGAGACTCTCTTTTCTGTGCAATCCAGGAGGATGTCGATCAGCACCTGAACCGCCCCTGCCTCCGCCGCTTTCATCCTGTTCCGCCCCCATGGACAGACGTTGATGAGTAGCTTTAGTGTTGCTTTTGTGGCTTTCTGGGAGATTTCATCCACCAAGATTTGTACAAGCACAATGAATAAACGAGGGTTTAATGACGTCACTTTCAAGGGCTCCGCCACCTCTAACATTGCTTTCAGTAACATGACGGCGTAAGCACGTGACTCGTAACTGGTGGCGCGTTCCATCACGCGTGTTAACGTCTCAACGAAATCTCCAGTCTTTCCGAACAACGATTTAAGACTCATTGGTGACAGGTGTAGGTGGTGAAGAATGCTTAGCGCTTCGTCTGTTCCAGTCGAAATAAACTCG is a window of Lactuca sativa cultivar Salinas chromosome 1, Lsat_Salinas_v11, whole genome shotgun sequence DNA encoding:
- the LOC111916636 gene encoding E3 ubiquitin-protein ligase PUB23 codes for the protein MADLEQDVQVPRFFICPISLEIMKDPVTLSTGITYDRDCIEKWLFSQKNEVCPVTKQVVVDIELTPNHTLLRLIQSWSTLNPSSGIGTFPTPRLPISKTEIVKLLKDSSSKSPHLQMKCLKKLKTIVMENEKNKKLMESVGAADYLAWILTNMDNKMTSSPPAGDVSGVDEFISTGTDEALSILHHLHLSPMSLKSLFGKTGDFVETLTRVMERATSYESRAYAVMLLKAMLEVAEPLKVTSLNPRLFIVLVQILVDEISQKATKATLKLLINVCPWGRNRMKAAEAGAVQVLIDILLDCTEKRVSEMVIVVLDQLCQCAEGRSELLKHGGGLAVVSKKIFRVSSLASEKAVSILHSVAKSSGNRSVLQEMLHLGVVGKLCLALQVDCGRKTKESASEILKMHSRVWKNSFCIPYNLIVSYPS